The Phragmites australis chromosome 1, lpPhrAust1.1, whole genome shotgun sequence genomic interval AGCTCTTTTCATCGAGCTTGGGTATGGCAATGAGTCGCCTATGTCTGACACCAAGCCTAGTGCTGAGGGGGACTCGAGCCCTAAGGAGGATTCGTAGCCCGAGGAAGAGGCAGATCTAGACAATGGTGATGTCACGGACAAGCATGgctatgatgaagaagatgacgaggagCCCAAGGGGGAGGGCAACGACAACAAGGTGGATGAGGAGGAGAAacccgaggaggaggacgacgacaaCAAGGAGGATAACAACAATAGGGAGGATAAGCCCAAGGAGGACGAGGACTGTGACGACGGCAAGTATGACGAGCATTATTGGGAGCAGCCTGATAGCCTGTGTTGGTCCCAGCTGACGACAATCAACGACGATAAAGATGAGGATATTGCGGCCTCAAAGAGAAGGATGCTACATTAGATAGTACTACTGCGTCTAGTATGTATAGCATGCAGGTCGTGCATGTAGTAGATAGGTAATGTAGGCAGTGCAGCAACATTGGCTCGGCTTTATTTTGGATTAATGGGCACCGACTGACCATATTTTGTCTTTTTGTTGGTTGTAATATAAACcaatatgcaaatgcaatataAGTCTAACTTATTAGCTATGAAATTGTATTGTGTATGACATTATGGATAGTAGAATGCATGAGATCTGTAGGTTCCAAAGATTGTAAAAAAACAAAGTATCGAAGATATGACAGTCGATTCTTGAAAACGACTATGATATAGATATCACAATCGGTTCTTATTAGGAACCGATTGTGATATGTCCTTTTAGGGGTTAGAATTTCATGGCTAGGATGAAGATATGATAGACGGTTTTAATGAATAACAGTTTGCTTTCATCGGAACCTTAAAAATAGCCCAACTTTCTCtcctaatttttaatttttatctcCAATCCCTCATAATTTTCATCTCATTGTGTGGCCTCCTTCATCATGCCTCCTCAACATCGACAACTCTTGCTTGCTCGTCCTTGGCAGCAGTCGAAGAAGGTAGCAACGGCACACATGCTGGCGATGTCAATGGTGGGTGTGGCAGCGAGGATCCGGTGCGCCTGGATCCCATgcaggaggtggtggtggtgcagcTTCGAGGCAGGTCCCCTTCGTGCAGGAGCGGAAGACGATGGGGGGATCGACAAATGTAGTGGTGAGCCAAGGAGGAGGTAGGGCATAGCGGCCGGTGCGGCAGAGTGCCAATGAAGAAGGTCGGTGCGGCAACACACAGATTGATGATGATGTGTAGATCGACGCTAGTGtcattctatttttttcttgttttctcaATTTGTGCGTCGATGGCTATGACGGTGGTTTTTGTGCTGACCGTGTGTACACGATTTGTGCAGGATTTGGTGGTGACCGTATGAGGTCAAAACAGAGATGATTATTGTCTAGCATTGTCTGAGATATGTCATAAAAAGCATATGGTTCGTCCTAGCAATCGTCTGCTAGACAATTACTATTGTGTGAGGTGATGTATATAGGTGTCATCACATATTGTTCCTAGTAATTAGCCATCTTTGATATGCGATTTCATAGACGACTGACAACTATTAGGAGATCATCATAGACACTTTCTAACAAACGGATGGGAAACTATATGACATGAAGCTTAGAGCTAATTACCATGTGACGTTATGTCGTAGtgcacactactacaaaatcaggcttatatgccggcccatcactgccggttgctaatgggccggcagtgatgaggcatcactgccggttcgaaagccacgcgggaagaatcagcgaatgtggcttatgaaccggcattgatgaaggacatcactatcggctgatgacttgagccggcagtgatgcttcaCTGCCGAGTGAAGGCAccagccgatagtgatacctGAACTATCAATGTCGGCTCTagctatgaaccggcagtggtagttcgtcaagtatcactgccggctcgtatTATGAGCCAGCAGTGACAATGGATATCAATACCGGCTCATAAGAAGTACCGGCAGTGATAACGGGTGAGCAGTGACTGGTCATATGAATAGTTCTGGTctggtatcactgtcggttcgtaacacGAGCCAACAATGATAGTGGATGACAgcttatctttaaaaattcataacgttttcatacgaagtcggatggggacaaaatttataagaaaattgtATCCCTCGACGaaatctataactttgtagttaataattttttcatttaaagttatttagatgtccaaataattatttaaagtttcagacagaagagatcaaaaggattgcatatgctactgTTATCACaagtacttctgtggtgggatggtaaggatgtaTTGCGCGAGCTGAAAGGTCTCAGGTTCGAGTGCCATGAACTGCACGCGCGTGAATAATCGCGTGACTTATGACTTGCGCGGGCAtggggttcctcgggtgcaaaatttatttattttttaatttttttggccCAAAAAAGTCAATCAGGGACAGACTGTATTACTGCCGGCTGAAActttcaaccggcagtgataaccgactaccactgccggctgaagccttcagccggtagtgataacctcTTCACTGTCGGTGTTTgggtcggcagtgatagtccgaCTATTACTGCACGTTGCTCACTACCGGCTCtgaaaccggtagtgatgatcactttagaaccgacagtgataggattttctgtagtagtggcatCATGAAAGCAGTGCACCAGGATATacataaaaacaaagaaaaatttgGATTGGTGCCATGGAGAGATCGGTCACAATGCAAAGTTGCTTGAGCCGCATTTGGATTGCAGAAATTTGACAAAACTCCTGCTAGAATTATACCGTTTTCTACAAATATTCCTGCCTTTCCGCCGGGGCCTTATATTTATACTACTATGGTTCTCTTTATTGATACCGAGAGTTTGAACCATTAGAGCTCCCGATTTACACCCACGCATGCAGTGGTGCTGGTACCTCGTGGCCTTCTTCTAGCTCCATGGAGTGATCTGCCTGACGCTCTTGCGGATGCTGGCCTGAAAACAatacatttgcattgcatatgtGATGCCAAACCAAAATAATGGATGTGATGAGGTGAACAAAACTGTCATCTGGCGTACAGATCCATGTATAAGCATTGAAAGAGTAAAAATTCAAACTGCCCATTCAATAGAACCATGAAGCaggaatttctttttttttacgagGAACCATACATGAATTTGAAAACCCGAGAACTCGAGGCTTGTTCTGATTATTCATGGGCAATCGGCATTTATCCAAGAAATAATTATCTTGAAGATGGGCTTAAAACTGAATTTCAGAATGTATCGGTTATCTTGTAGATACTTCAGTAACTTACATCGTGGGTTTGGTTGGGATGTGCTTGTCATTCTTGACATTAGAGTTGAATTGTGACGGCAGGATGATAGCAGGCCAGGGAATATGCTGTGTGTTTTGTTTTTTACTAGAAGGCATGAAAACATCCTTTTACACATGTGTTTTTCTCTGACAAAAGGTTAAAGTCACGTTTGGAAACTAATTCGTGATGAAATGATGATGGAGTGAGTAACTGGGTATACAAAATTACAAATGTAATTAACTTGAGGAAATTTCATATGGGCTATACCCTTGCGTCGTTTGACGTAACTTTATTTGCACCGGTTTTGAAATGTGATGGTGTAAAATAAACGGTATTGAATTTTATGGTGGAAATTGAACTCCACGATTAGTTAGTACAGCAAATGCAAACTATTCCAAAGATTAAACTCCTATTTGAAATGCTAGAATCTTATTCGTCGTCCCCCACCTCCCGCTGCCGCCATCGTGtgctcctccatgcatcacacgCCCAAAGAAGGTGTCGGCCGGTCTCTAAACCTGACCTGCTGAACGCCCTTCCAACTCCTAAATTCCACCGTCGCCGGAGAAGCTCCATTGTTGtcagagagagaaaagagcGAGACGAATAAACAGAGGCGTACCCAGAGGTGAGACGTGGTCATGCTGGGGAGACTCCTGTTCCTTCTGAACCTCGTGATCCTCACCGACGCCTTGGCGCCCACGTCCTCCTCCGAATCCACGGATTCCACGCGCCCATCAGCCGGCCTTTCGTGACCGCCGTGGCCGTGATCGTCGCCGAAGCAGGAGACAGATGAGGACGAGGACGGCGAGGACGCCGATGATGCCGCTGGCGAACAGCACGAGGCGTCCGGAGCCGCGGCGTCGTTCTCATGGCCGCCTTTCCTGTTGGTCCACATTGCGGCCGTAGCCTTCCTCCGGGAAAAGAATCCGCTCCTCCGGAAGGTAGCGACGCTCCCACTCCTCTTCAGCGTCCTCGGCGGCCTCTTGGCGCCGCCGGTGCAGCCGTAGGGGCCCTGGAGCACGGTCTTGGGGGAGAGCGAGTTGTCCGCCGCGGTGGTCGTCACCTGCAGCCGCGGCGGCAGCTTCAGCGGCACGGGGCGCGCCTCCGCGTCGCCGTCGTGATCACCGCCGCCAGTGGCAGCTGCACCTCCGTCTTCGTGAACGTGCCTctcggcggcggccggcggagcGCCGTGCGCGGTGTGGGTCTGCGGCTTGGGCTTCCCGGGCACCACCTCCCAGAGGAACGGCACCGCGACGGGTGGCCGCAGCGGCGGCGTGGCCGGCCACCACACCGCCGCGTCGTCGTCCATGTCGACCACCCTGCTCGCTCGCGACCGCGCGCGGACGAGAAACAGCGCGGGCATCTTGCCTCTCAGCCCCGTAGCCTCCGTCCCCATGCTATCGTATCGTATCCGCAGCTCTCACTCTGAAGGCTCACGCACTCTTGAGTCTTGACACGAGCGTGATCTGAGCGTACAGAGCCAGTTACGGCATCGCGCGCGCTCCTGCTGGATATATAAAAGCTGGGAGACGATGAGTGGGGCACGAAGACGCGCCTGCATCGGCGTAACGGTAAATGCAGAGGCGGAGGGAGCGGGGTGAGTGAGGACTGAGCGTCCAAGCGTGTgaccctccctccctccctgaTAAATGGAAGTCGTGATGAGTTCCGATGGCGTGGACACCCGAGCTGGACTGCGGATGGATGGAGAAACCGATGGAGTGACAGGTGCGCGAGCGATGGTAGGAGGAGCGGTCGAAAGCGAATTTTATAGCATTATGTTTAGAAATATTTTcgtaaaattttatttatattatctaTTCTGTATGGTTGaattgaagagaaaaaaaataagtaaatatgtatcataataaaaaagaagatATTTTATAAAATCGAATCCTAAAAATTTGCTTCTGAAGCGGCCAGCTGAGCACAGCAGGCCGCGTCGCGACAGCCCCAGCCTATAGTTAGCACGAGTGACGCATGAAAATTGAAAAGACACCgagatctctctgtctctcactCGCGCGCGAGGCGAGCCAGACACGCGGCGCTTGAATTGCTCcgtccacctccgcctccacggTCGGCTAGGTTGATTATCATATTGGTTGATGAGGATATGCTCTAGACTCTATCGGAGCTACAGCTACGTTCACCCGTAAATCTAAACGAATAAAAGTTTGTCCAGGATTCTCCCATCTACCCAGAGAATATTACAAATTCGGGTGTCAGATGAAGCTCTCTAAAACACTAATTGTGAGGTTTAGCATTGCCTAAATACATGCGTTGTTTTGTTTTAGATGATATATGCGTTGTTGCGACTAGTAGCGGCGGTGGAGTTTATATTAGGAAATAAATAGTGAGGGTGCCAAGTTTAAGAGCTTGCATGCATGTTGAGCTAGAAAAATGAGAAGGCAATAATACAACATTGCTATAGTATTGCTGTGGTCAATATAAAGCTAGCACTTCTCCAGCAATTTTTCAAGTGGGATAGATCTCTGTCAGGATCTAAAGCGTGGCCGGGAGAACCACACAAACCACAATAATGGTCATTATCATCGATAAATTGTGTTCGATCTATTCTCGCCCAGTTGTTTAAACCTAGGTTTGCCTTGTTTACTACGCCGCTCGGCCACCAAATGGCGTCCTTAATTCTTCCATGGACCTACCTTTCCCTCGTAGAATTTTCGCTCCAGGATGACGTACACGGCCTCCTGTTTTCCCCATCCTGTCAATATCTCGCCAGCCTTCGTTTTCCACCGTATTGGTTAGGGAGGCTGACTCATTCTCTGATGGATGATGGATTCCTTGCCGTTGCCTAGACGCTGGCGTGATGCATCATGCTCATGAATCCAGTAGGCGCT includes:
- the LOC133913808 gene encoding uncharacterized protein LOC133913808 isoform X1 gives rise to the protein MGTEATGLRGKMPALFLVRARSRASRVVDMDDDAAVWWPATPPLRPPVAVPFLWEVVPGKPKPQTHTAHGAPPAAAERHVHEDGGAAATGGGDHDGDAEARPVPLKLPPRLQVTTTAADNSLSPKTVLQGPYGCTGGAKRPPRTLKRSGSVATFRRSGFFSRRKATAAMWTNRKGGHENDAAAPDASCCSPAASSASSPSSSSSVSCFGDDHGHGGHERPADGRVESVDSEEDVGAKASVRITRFRRNRSLPSMTTSHLWVRLCLFVSLFSLSDNNGASPATVEFRSWKGVQQVRFRDRPTPSLGV
- the LOC133913808 gene encoding uncharacterized protein LOC133913808 isoform X2, encoding MGTEATGLRGKMPALFLVRARSRASRVVDMDDDAAVWWPATPPLRPPVAVPFLWEVVPGKPKPQTHTAHGAPPAAAERHVHEDGGAAATGGGDHDGDAEARPVPLKLPPRLQVTTTAADNSLSPKTVLQGPYGCTGGAKRPPRTLKRSGSVATFRRSGFFSRRKATAAMWTNRKGGHENDAAAPDASCCSPAASSASSPSSSSSVSCFGDDHGHGGHERPADGRVESVDSEEDVGAKASVRITRFRRNRSLPSMTTSHLWASIRKSVRQITPWS